The proteins below come from a single Salinilacihabitans rarus genomic window:
- a CDS encoding WD40/YVTN/BNR-like repeat-containing protein — MTTLHAAMRDRLLVCERDPDGDRAATERLAGYDIECVACSPDAPDRVFVGTFEDGLHRSTDGGDSFERVDEGVAGDAVTSVAVDPHDPDVVYAGTEPSRVYRSTDGGAAWTHLDGLVDLPSEPEWYFPPRPDTHHVRWLEVDPFDPDRLYVGIEAGALVLSDDGGETWRERPPGSRRDNHSLATHPDREGRVYAAAGDGYAVSDDGGESWNHPQEGLRHRYCWSVVPDPGDPDRVLVSAASGARTAHAASRAESYVYRRAGDGPWERLDGRGLPTGEGVVRAVLATTGEPGTVYAATNRGLFRSRDFGDAWTRLGVAWDEELERLTPRGLAAV; from the coding sequence ATGACGACCCTGCACGCCGCGATGCGGGATCGGCTGCTGGTCTGCGAGCGCGACCCCGACGGCGACCGGGCGGCGACCGAGCGCCTCGCCGGCTACGACATCGAGTGCGTCGCCTGCTCGCCAGACGCGCCCGACCGCGTCTTCGTCGGCACCTTCGAGGACGGCCTCCACCGCTCGACCGACGGCGGCGACTCCTTCGAGCGCGTCGACGAAGGGGTCGCCGGCGACGCCGTCACGTCGGTCGCGGTCGACCCGCACGACCCCGACGTCGTCTACGCGGGCACCGAACCCAGCCGCGTCTACCGCTCGACCGACGGCGGCGCCGCGTGGACGCACCTCGACGGCCTCGTCGACCTCCCCTCGGAGCCGGAGTGGTACTTCCCGCCGCGGCCGGACACCCACCACGTCCGCTGGCTCGAAGTCGACCCGTTCGACCCCGACCGCCTCTACGTCGGCATCGAGGCCGGCGCGCTCGTCCTGAGCGACGACGGCGGCGAGACCTGGCGCGAGCGCCCGCCCGGTTCCCGGCGGGACAACCACAGCCTCGCGACCCACCCCGACCGCGAGGGGCGAGTCTACGCCGCGGCGGGCGACGGCTACGCCGTCTCGGACGACGGCGGCGAGTCGTGGAACCATCCACAGGAGGGACTCCGGCACCGCTACTGCTGGTCGGTCGTCCCCGATCCGGGCGACCCCGACCGGGTGCTCGTCTCGGCCGCGAGCGGCGCGCGGACGGCCCACGCCGCGAGCCGAGCCGAGTCGTACGTCTACCGGCGGGCGGGCGACGGGCCGTGGGAGCGCCTCGACGGCCGGGGGCTGCCGACCGGCGAGGGCGTCGTCCGGGCCGTCCTCGCGACGACCGGCGAGCCCGGGACCGTCTACGCCGCGACGAACCGGGGGCTCTTCCGCTCGCGGGACTTCGGCGACGCCTGGACCCGGCTGGGCGTCGCGTGGGACGAAGAGCTGGAGCGGCTGACCCCGCGCGGACTCGCGGCCGTCTAG
- a CDS encoding DUF7384 family protein: MPERPNPARIVADADVLAADLLVGGAAREALDRVRRHSWVELVASDPLLDETEALVAALADADLAADHRARLDRERVRADHPAGDHPALASAHHGSAAHLLSFDEGLRSVKAGLTLQPRVSVSVRSPDAFARLFDPESLYAAVEGGDYPGPDRDPRA; encoded by the coding sequence ATGCCTGAGCGGCCGAATCCCGCCCGCATCGTCGCCGACGCGGACGTGCTGGCGGCGGACCTGCTCGTCGGCGGCGCCGCCCGCGAGGCGCTCGACCGCGTCCGCCGGCACTCCTGGGTGGAACTCGTCGCGAGCGACCCGCTGCTCGACGAGACCGAGGCGCTGGTCGCCGCGCTCGCCGACGCCGACCTCGCCGCCGACCACCGCGCGCGCCTCGACCGCGAGCGCGTCCGCGCCGACCACCCCGCGGGCGACCACCCCGCGCTGGCCTCGGCCCACCACGGGTCGGCGGCGCACCTCCTCTCGTTCGACGAGGGCCTGCGCTCGGTGAAGGCCGGGCTGACGCTCCAGCCGCGGGTGTCGGTGAGCGTCCGCTCGCCGGACGCGTTCGCGCGCCTGTTCGACCCCGAGAGCCTCTACGCGGCCGTCGAGGGCGGCGACTACCCCGGCCCGGATCGCGACCCGCGGGCGTGA
- a CDS encoding putative sulfate/molybdate transporter: MAHSSATETRPDLEFSTSELTGALGDSITVLPLLVALAATTSVSLPHVLVGFGVFQIVWGLHYGVPLSVEPMKALVGLAIVGSLSYPELAAAGLLAGATLLVVGRFGLVGRLQAVVGAPVVRGVQFAVALLLLEAAVDLSLADVPVAVGGLAVVAALTLLGHRRASALVVLAIGAAVALRTAGLPAPRLPEATLFPAGTPAASVAAVEGTVAQLGMTVGNAAIATALLCDDLYDRRLSPDALSKSMGVTCLAAVPFGGIPMCHGSGGLAGKHAFGARTGGANVILGVGYLLLALVAAGAVLAAFPLAILGVLLAVVALELGRTALGAVSDARSLAVVVGVGLVGLVGNVGVAFVLGAVAHRLLATER; encoded by the coding sequence ATGGCGCATTCGTCGGCGACGGAGACGCGGCCGGACCTCGAATTTTCGACGTCGGAACTGACGGGCGCGCTAGGGGATTCGATTACGGTCCTGCCGCTGCTGGTCGCCCTCGCCGCGACGACGAGCGTCTCGCTCCCGCACGTCCTCGTCGGCTTCGGCGTCTTCCAGATCGTCTGGGGGCTCCACTACGGGGTGCCGCTGTCGGTCGAACCGATGAAGGCGCTTGTCGGCCTCGCCATCGTCGGGAGCCTCTCGTACCCCGAACTCGCCGCCGCGGGCCTGCTCGCGGGCGCGACCCTGCTCGTCGTCGGCCGGTTCGGCCTCGTCGGCCGGCTTCAGGCCGTCGTCGGCGCCCCCGTCGTTCGCGGGGTCCAGTTCGCCGTCGCGCTGCTGTTGCTCGAGGCGGCCGTCGACCTCTCGCTCGCGGACGTCCCCGTCGCGGTCGGCGGCCTCGCGGTCGTCGCCGCGCTCACTCTGCTCGGCCACCGGCGGGCGAGCGCGCTCGTCGTCCTCGCCATCGGCGCGGCGGTCGCGCTCCGGACGGCCGGCCTCCCCGCGCCGCGACTCCCCGAGGCGACGCTCTTCCCGGCCGGAACGCCCGCCGCCAGCGTCGCCGCCGTCGAAGGGACCGTCGCGCAACTCGGGATGACCGTCGGGAACGCGGCCATCGCGACCGCGCTGCTCTGTGACGACCTCTACGACCGGCGACTCTCGCCGGACGCCCTCTCGAAGAGTATGGGCGTCACCTGCCTCGCGGCGGTCCCGTTCGGCGGCATCCCGATGTGCCACGGCAGCGGCGGCCTCGCGGGCAAGCACGCCTTCGGCGCGCGGACCGGCGGCGCGAACGTCATCCTCGGCGTCGGCTACCTCCTGCTCGCGCTCGTCGCCGCGGGCGCGGTCCTCGCCGCGTTCCCGCTCGCCATCCTCGGCGTCCTGCTTGCGGTCGTCGCCCTCGAACTCGGCCGGACGGCGCTCGGCGCCGTCTCCGACGCGCGCTCGCTCGCGGTCGTCGTCGGCGTCGGCCTCGTCGGACTGGTCGGCAACGTCGGCGTCGCGTTCGTCCTCGGGGCCGTCGCGCACCGACTGTTGGCGACCGAACGGTAA
- a CDS encoding ArsR/SmtB family transcription factor, with protein MSSNDPVGDACCSLAELHDDVDASVEALADRRPDEEGIDGRRAVFAALANEHRLRALAALREGELCVCELQVVLEAPQSTVATHLRTLREAGLVKTRKKGKWTYYRIADTAALELLDVAAAVDVPTDD; from the coding sequence ATGAGTTCGAACGATCCGGTCGGAGACGCCTGCTGTTCGCTCGCGGAACTCCACGACGACGTGGACGCGAGCGTCGAGGCGCTGGCGGACCGACGCCCCGACGAGGAGGGGATCGACGGCCGGCGAGCCGTCTTCGCCGCGCTGGCGAACGAGCACCGACTGCGCGCGCTGGCGGCGCTGCGCGAGGGCGAACTCTGCGTCTGCGAGTTGCAGGTCGTCCTCGAAGCGCCCCAGTCGACCGTGGCCACCCACCTGCGGACGCTGCGGGAGGCCGGCCTCGTGAAGACGCGCAAGAAAGGGAAGTGGACCTACTACCGGATCGCCGACACCGCCGCGCTCGAACTGCTCGACGTGGCGGCGGCCGTCGACGTTCCGACCGACGACTGA
- a CDS encoding XTP/dITP diphosphatase yields the protein MLVRFVTGNEGKAREAREYLDGITAVNQVEYDYTEIQSDSLGEIAAHGAREAFEALGDTEPVLVDDAGLFVEALGGFPGPYSAYVEDTVGVERLWRLAREEENRRARFRTVLAYADAERTETFEGSVAGTLVAPRGEGGFGYDPIFEYNGTTLAEMSTEEKNAISHRGRALATFAEWYADHHD from the coding sequence ATGCTCGTTCGGTTCGTCACCGGCAACGAGGGGAAAGCCCGCGAAGCGCGGGAGTACCTCGACGGGATCACGGCGGTCAACCAGGTCGAGTACGACTACACCGAGATCCAGAGCGACTCGCTCGGGGAGATCGCCGCCCACGGCGCGCGCGAGGCGTTCGAGGCGCTCGGCGACACCGAACCGGTGCTCGTCGACGACGCCGGCCTGTTCGTCGAGGCGCTCGGGGGCTTCCCGGGGCCGTACTCGGCGTACGTCGAGGACACCGTCGGCGTCGAGCGCCTCTGGCGGCTGGCACGGGAGGAGGAGAACCGCCGGGCGCGCTTCCGGACGGTGCTCGCGTACGCCGACGCCGAGCGGACCGAGACGTTCGAGGGGTCGGTCGCCGGCACGCTCGTCGCGCCCCGCGGCGAGGGCGGCTTCGGCTACGACCCCATCTTCGAGTACAACGGCACGACGCTCGCGGAGATGAGCACCGAGGAGAAAAACGCCATCTCCCACCGCGGCCGCGCGCTCGCGACGTTCGCGGAGTGGTACGCCGACCACCACGACTGA
- a CDS encoding ABC transporter permease — protein MLEITSFEATRRLRGTLLLSAALLALIGLTVALFPSISDAGVDLDAYLETLPEEARRAFVGNVTTITTIEGYLVSQLYQFAWVLLLAIYYAYAAASTIAGEVERGTADVMLSLPVSRTRFVVGKFLALVPSVLVVNAVTFLGVYVAVRLVDESIDAADLFAVHAHSVPYLLACAAVGLLASVVASSARRAQTVAIGAVFGMFLLDTLTFDTDYETLGDLAFSRYFDPGAILVDGDLAWGDLAVLAVAAAVLVVVSAEYFERRDLSG, from the coding sequence ATGCTCGAGATCACCTCCTTCGAGGCCACCCGACGGCTGCGCGGCACGCTGTTGCTGTCGGCCGCCCTGCTCGCGCTGATCGGCCTCACCGTCGCGCTGTTCCCGTCGATCAGCGACGCGGGCGTCGACCTCGACGCCTACCTCGAGACGCTCCCGGAGGAGGCGCGACGGGCGTTCGTCGGCAACGTGACGACGATCACGACGATCGAGGGCTACCTCGTCTCGCAACTCTACCAGTTCGCGTGGGTGTTGTTGCTCGCGATCTACTACGCCTACGCCGCGGCGTCGACGATCGCGGGCGAGGTCGAGCGCGGGACCGCCGACGTGATGCTCTCGCTGCCGGTCTCGCGCACGCGCTTCGTCGTCGGGAAGTTCCTCGCGCTCGTGCCGAGCGTCCTCGTCGTCAACGCGGTCACGTTCCTCGGGGTGTACGTCGCCGTCCGTCTGGTCGACGAGTCGATCGACGCGGCCGACCTGTTCGCGGTCCACGCCCACTCGGTCCCCTACCTGCTCGCGTGTGCCGCCGTCGGCCTGCTGGCGTCCGTGGTCGCGTCGTCGGCCCGCCGGGCCCAGACCGTCGCCATCGGCGCCGTCTTCGGGATGTTCCTGCTCGATACGCTCACGTTCGACACCGACTACGAGACGCTGGGCGACCTCGCGTTCTCGCGGTACTTCGACCCGGGCGCGATCCTCGTCGACGGCGACCTCGCGTGGGGCGACCTCGCGGTCCTCGCGGTCGCCGCCGCCGTCCTCGTCGTCGTCAGCGCGGAGTACTTCGAGCGCCGCGACCTCTCGGGGTAG
- a CDS encoding DUF5808 domain-containing protein: MADKPTSGEILGIPYNFERPSMGRMLSAYWQPGEGMLVEKPFGVGYTLNLANWRSWIVVVVAGALLWQQEKGGTETADEVDEPVEVIVDEDDD; encoded by the coding sequence ATGGCAGACAAGCCGACTTCCGGTGAGATCCTCGGGATCCCGTACAACTTCGAACGACCGAGCATGGGGCGGATGCTCTCGGCGTACTGGCAGCCCGGCGAGGGAATGCTCGTCGAGAAGCCTTTCGGCGTCGGCTACACCCTGAACCTCGCGAACTGGCGGTCGTGGATCGTCGTCGTCGTCGCGGGCGCGCTGCTCTGGCAACAGGAGAAAGGCGGGACGGAGACGGCCGACGAGGTCGACGAACCCGTCGAAGTGATCGTCGACGAGGACGACGACTGA
- a CDS encoding 30S ribosomal protein S24e: MDVDIVSEEENPMLHRTDVTFELTHDEATPSRLQVRDSLAAKLNKDADEVVIRKLDTKFGMRKTVGYAKVYDSSEYATEVEQEHMLERNKITTDEGDAEAEEA, encoded by the coding sequence ATGGACGTCGACATCGTCTCCGAGGAGGAAAACCCCATGTTGCACAGGACCGACGTGACGTTCGAGCTGACCCACGACGAGGCCACCCCCTCTCGCCTGCAGGTTCGCGACAGCCTCGCGGCGAAGCTGAACAAGGACGCCGACGAGGTCGTCATCCGCAAACTCGACACGAAGTTCGGGATGCGCAAGACCGTCGGCTACGCGAAGGTCTACGACAGCTCCGAGTACGCCACGGAGGTCGAACAGGAGCACATGCTCGAACGCAACAAGATCACCACCGACGAGGGCGACGCCGAGGCGGAGGAGGCCTGA
- a CDS encoding COG1361 S-layer family protein: MWLPAGADSRRGRGRPRRRATVVALSLVLVLVLALATPAAIPSATARQDDRPENETAANGTPDVPADGPAPDGFDGREATEPPLYDPEDDPEIEVDLEEGTVPAEGVGTLTFEVDNEAGETVTDVVVTLRSYDPALFFGPPSRPQGAHSFYLDELLTADSETVAVEVGSTRTEPGTYPLYASVQYAVEIEAADPDEREVRTVGPAVIGVDVAEDRRFGATNVTASVPVDAEATYEVRVTNEGNETATDVVAAVDVGPPLSAPSPTAYVGTLGPGESETVRFGLESSEDAIETTDSVAVTLAYDDEAGERTSSDPIQVPVRIVEEEDETDVESVAPFAAAAAVLALVAVWWWRRR; encoded by the coding sequence ATGTGGCTTCCGGCGGGCGCCGACTCGCGTCGCGGCCGAGGGCGACCGCGACGACGCGCGACGGTCGTCGCCCTCTCGCTCGTCCTCGTCCTCGTCCTCGCGCTCGCGACGCCCGCGGCGATCCCGTCCGCGACGGCCCGGCAGGACGACCGACCGGAGAACGAGACGGCCGCGAACGGGACCCCGGACGTGCCGGCCGACGGCCCCGCCCCCGACGGGTTCGACGGCCGGGAGGCGACCGAACCCCCGCTCTACGACCCCGAGGACGACCCCGAGATCGAGGTCGACCTCGAAGAGGGGACCGTCCCGGCCGAGGGCGTCGGGACGCTGACGTTCGAGGTGGACAACGAGGCCGGCGAGACGGTGACGGACGTCGTCGTCACGCTGCGGTCGTACGATCCGGCGCTGTTTTTCGGCCCGCCGTCGCGCCCGCAGGGGGCACACTCGTTTTACCTCGACGAGTTACTGACCGCCGACTCCGAGACGGTCGCGGTCGAGGTCGGATCGACGCGGACGGAGCCCGGAACCTACCCGCTGTACGCCTCGGTCCAGTACGCCGTCGAGATCGAGGCGGCGGATCCGGACGAGCGGGAGGTCCGCACCGTCGGGCCCGCCGTGATCGGCGTCGACGTGGCCGAGGACCGGCGGTTCGGCGCGACGAACGTCACCGCGAGCGTCCCGGTCGACGCCGAGGCGACCTACGAGGTCCGGGTCACGAACGAGGGCAACGAGACGGCGACCGACGTGGTGGCCGCGGTCGACGTCGGCCCGCCGCTGTCCGCGCCGTCGCCGACGGCCTACGTCGGGACGCTCGGCCCCGGCGAGTCAGAGACGGTCCGCTTCGGCCTCGAATCCTCCGAGGACGCGATCGAGACGACCGACAGCGTCGCGGTAACCCTCGCCTACGACGACGAGGCCGGCGAGCGCACGAGTTCCGACCCGATCCAGGTGCCCGTGCGGATCGTCGAGGAAGAGGACGAGACGGACGTCGAGTCGGTCGCCCCGTTCGCCGCCGCCGCGGCGGTGCTCGCCCTCGTCGCCGTCTGGTGGTGGCGCCGGCGGTGA
- the arsM gene encoding arsenite methyltransferase yields the protein MTDTHANGDDDGSPADRRAAVRERYGAIASDDGGCCGSTCCDDADEPGKPAADLGYDPADLDAAPEGSNLGLGCGNPVALSNLEPGETVLDLGAGGGFDCFLAAEEVGPEGRVIGVDMTPEMVERARENARESPHGNVEFRLGEIEHLPVADGSVDVVISNCVLNLSPEKPRTLAEAYRALTPGGRLSVSDLVATEPLPEDLREDLDAVAACVGGAATVAELEGWLADVGFEAVEVVEEADWDRDGAEDVPIVSARIEARKPVDA from the coding sequence ATGACCGACACCCACGCGAACGGAGACGACGACGGATCGCCCGCCGACCGCCGCGCGGCCGTCCGCGAGCGCTACGGCGCCATCGCGAGCGACGACGGCGGCTGCTGTGGCTCGACCTGCTGCGACGACGCCGACGAACCCGGAAAGCCCGCCGCGGACCTCGGCTACGACCCCGCGGACCTCGACGCGGCGCCGGAGGGGTCGAACCTCGGACTCGGCTGTGGCAACCCGGTCGCCCTCTCGAACCTCGAACCGGGGGAGACGGTGCTCGACCTCGGCGCCGGCGGCGGCTTCGACTGCTTCCTCGCGGCCGAGGAGGTCGGCCCCGAGGGGCGCGTGATCGGCGTCGACATGACCCCGGAGATGGTCGAGCGCGCCCGGGAGAACGCCCGCGAGAGCCCCCACGGGAACGTCGAGTTCCGCCTCGGCGAGATCGAACACCTGCCCGTCGCGGACGGGTCGGTCGACGTCGTGATCTCGAACTGCGTGCTCAACCTCTCGCCGGAGAAACCCCGGACGCTCGCGGAGGCCTACCGCGCGCTCACCCCCGGGGGCCGGCTCTCGGTCTCGGACCTCGTGGCGACCGAACCGCTCCCCGAAGACCTCCGCGAGGACCTCGACGCCGTCGCAGCCTGCGTCGGCGGCGCGGCGACCGTCGCGGAACTGGAGGGGTGGCTCGCGGACGTCGGCTTCGAGGCGGTCGAGGTCGTCGAGGAGGCCGACTGGGACCGGGACGGAGCCGAGGACGTCCCGATCGTCTCGGCGCGGATCGAGGCGCGAAAGCCCGTCGACGCCTGA
- a CDS encoding dihydrodipicolinate synthase family protein, translated as MHGTGVPLATPFDDSGAVDHGALADLAGWLEAAGVDFLVPCGSTGEAPALSTDERVAVVETVAGATDLPILAGTGREGYEPTFETTRRAAEAGADAALVVSPSYYGVDDDALAAYYRDLADESPVPVYCYSVPKFTDHAIDPRTVESLADHPNVAGIKDSSGSLESVQRLVRFTAEADFSVLVGSGSVYAAALDAGVDGGVLALANAVPGRASEVFRRHRDGDGEGARALNASLVELNRAITARYGVPGVKAALSLRGLEAGRPRRPLSPVDDAAAREVEALLDAALGERE; from the coding sequence ATGCACGGCACTGGCGTTCCGCTCGCGACCCCGTTCGACGACTCCGGCGCCGTCGACCACGGCGCGCTCGCCGACCTCGCCGGCTGGCTCGAAGCCGCCGGCGTCGACTTCCTCGTGCCCTGCGGCTCGACCGGCGAGGCCCCCGCGCTCTCGACCGACGAGCGCGTCGCCGTCGTCGAGACCGTCGCCGGGGCGACCGACCTCCCGATCCTCGCGGGGACCGGCCGGGAGGGGTACGAACCGACCTTCGAGACGACCCGGCGGGCCGCCGAGGCCGGCGCCGACGCCGCGCTCGTGGTGTCGCCCTCGTACTACGGCGTCGACGACGACGCGCTCGCGGCCTACTACCGCGACCTCGCCGACGAGTCGCCGGTCCCGGTCTACTGCTACAGCGTGCCGAAGTTCACCGACCACGCGATCGACCCCCGGACGGTCGAGTCCCTCGCCGACCACCCGAACGTCGCGGGGATCAAAGACTCCAGTGGCAGCCTCGAATCCGTCCAGCGACTCGTCCGGTTCACGGCCGAGGCCGACTTCTCGGTGCTGGTCGGCAGCGGCAGCGTCTACGCCGCGGCGCTCGACGCGGGCGTCGACGGCGGCGTCCTCGCGCTGGCGAACGCCGTCCCCGGACGCGCGAGCGAGGTCTTCCGGCGCCACCGGGACGGCGACGGCGAGGGCGCCCGCGCCCTGAACGCCTCGCTCGTCGAACTCAACCGCGCGATCACGGCCCGCTACGGCGTCCCCGGCGTGAAAGCCGCGCTCTCGCTGCGTGGGCTCGAAGCGGGCCGACCGCGCCGCCCGCTCTCGCCCGTCGACGACGCGGCCGCCCGCGAGGTCGAGGCGCTGCTCGATGCGGCGCTGGGGGAGCGGGAGTAA
- a CDS encoding ABC transporter ATP-binding protein: MTDASAPPIEVRELTKYYGDVRGIEDLTFAVDSGEVFGFLGPNGAGKSTMIRVLLGLLKPTDGEARVLGHDVTDREELLAAKRRLGYLPSDVAFYDRVTGTEILDYFGRIRGDERREELLDRFPVPLDRPVKAYSSGNRQKLAIVATFMHDPELTVMDEPTSGLDPLVQNEFYALLDEQRERGRTTFFSSHILSEVRRVCDRVGIVRDGRLIELDTVAGIIAESGTVVRVRLAEAPPAEELTFPGVANVERVDGGDGDGSAAYTLVLSREFDALIDALARYTVEDLEVREAALEDVFMHFYGGEDEEGAEPTPEGERIASGGEA; encoded by the coding sequence GTGACCGACGCGAGCGCGCCGCCGATCGAGGTCCGGGAACTGACGAAGTACTACGGCGACGTGCGCGGGATCGAGGACCTCACGTTCGCCGTCGACTCGGGCGAGGTGTTCGGCTTCCTCGGCCCGAACGGCGCGGGCAAGTCGACGATGATCCGCGTCCTGCTGGGGCTGTTGAAGCCGACCGACGGCGAGGCCCGGGTGCTCGGCCACGACGTGACCGACCGCGAGGAACTGCTCGCGGCCAAGCGTCGGCTGGGCTACCTCCCGAGCGACGTCGCCTTCTACGACCGCGTCACCGGCACGGAGATCCTCGACTACTTCGGACGGATCCGCGGCGACGAGCGTCGCGAGGAACTGCTCGACCGGTTTCCCGTCCCGCTCGACCGGCCGGTGAAGGCCTACTCCAGCGGCAACCGCCAGAAACTGGCCATCGTGGCGACGTTCATGCACGACCCGGAACTGACGGTCATGGACGAACCCACGTCGGGGCTCGACCCGCTCGTCCAGAACGAGTTCTACGCGCTGCTCGACGAGCAACGCGAGCGCGGCCGGACGACGTTTTTCTCCTCGCACATCCTGAGCGAGGTGCGCCGGGTCTGTGACCGCGTCGGGATCGTCCGCGACGGCCGGTTGATCGAACTCGACACCGTCGCGGGCATCATCGCCGAGAGCGGCACCGTCGTCCGGGTCCGCCTCGCGGAGGCGCCGCCCGCCGAGGAACTGACGTTCCCCGGCGTCGCGAACGTCGAGCGCGTCGACGGCGGGGACGGTGACGGGAGCGCCGCCTACACCCTCGTGCTCTCCCGGGAGTTCGACGCCCTGATCGACGCGCTGGCCCGGTACACGGTCGAGGATCTCGAAGTCCGCGAGGCGGCACTGGAGGACGTCTTCATGCACTTCTACGGCGGCGAGGACGAGGAGGGCGCGGAGCCGACCCCGGAGGGCGAGCGGATCGCCTCGGGAGGCGAGGCCTGA
- a CDS encoding 30S ribosomal protein S27ae: protein MARHELYNDEGETERENCPRCGDSFLADHGDRLHCGKCGYTEWE from the coding sequence ATGGCGCGCCACGAACTCTACAACGACGAGGGCGAGACCGAGCGCGAGAACTGCCCGCGCTGTGGCGACTCGTTCCTCGCCGACCACGGCGACCGCCTCCACTGCGGGAAGTGCGGCTACACCGAGTGGGAGTAA
- a CDS encoding bifunctional N(6)-L-threonylcarbamoyladenine synthase/serine/threonine protein kinase, which translates to MSDPIRVLGIEGTAWAASAAVYDSATDDVFVESDAYQPDSGGIHPREAAEHMHEAIPEVVATALDRARETHDGTGAPVDAVAFSRGPGLGPCLRVVGTAARALSQSLDVPLVGVNHMVAHLEIGRHTSGFSSPVCLNASGANAHLLAYRNGRYRVLGETMDTGVGNAIDKFTRHVGWSHPGGPKVEEAASDGEYVDLPYVVKGMDFSFSGIMSAAKAAYDDGVPVEDVCYSLQENVFAMLAEVSERALSLTGSDELVLGGGVGQNARLRAMLEEMCEARGATFHAPEPRFLRDNAGMIAVLGAKMYAAGDTLALAESRVNPDFRPDQVPVTWRDGHELTFAGRDEREVEGAEAVVELDPDRGRVVKRRLPKSYRHPDLDARLRRERTTLEARLTNLARREGVPTPVVRDVDRRAATIEFEYVGGTDLREALAADRVRAVGRHLAAIHRAGFVHGDPTTRNVRVDGEGTYLIDFGLGYHTDHVEDYAMDLHVFDQSLVGTADDPEPLRAAFREGYLDAGEERVLDRLREVEGRGRYVGE; encoded by the coding sequence GTGAGTGACCCAATCCGCGTCCTCGGCATCGAGGGCACCGCGTGGGCGGCCAGCGCCGCCGTCTACGATTCCGCGACCGACGACGTGTTCGTCGAGAGCGACGCCTACCAGCCCGACAGCGGCGGCATCCACCCCCGCGAGGCCGCCGAGCACATGCACGAGGCCATCCCGGAGGTGGTGGCGACGGCGCTCGACCGCGCCCGCGAGACCCACGACGGGACGGGCGCGCCGGTGGACGCCGTCGCCTTCTCCCGCGGACCCGGCCTCGGGCCCTGCCTGCGGGTCGTCGGGACGGCCGCCCGCGCGCTGAGCCAGAGCCTCGACGTGCCGCTGGTCGGCGTCAACCACATGGTCGCCCACCTCGAGATCGGTCGCCACACCTCGGGCTTTTCCTCGCCGGTCTGCCTGAACGCGAGCGGGGCGAACGCCCACCTGCTGGCCTACCGGAACGGCCGCTACCGCGTCCTCGGGGAGACGATGGACACCGGCGTCGGCAACGCCATCGACAAGTTCACCCGTCACGTCGGCTGGTCCCACCCCGGCGGCCCGAAGGTCGAGGAAGCCGCGAGCGACGGCGAGTACGTCGACCTCCCGTACGTCGTCAAGGGGATGGACTTCTCCTTCTCGGGGATCATGAGCGCCGCGAAGGCGGCCTACGACGACGGGGTGCCCGTCGAGGACGTCTGTTACTCGCTGCAGGAGAACGTCTTCGCGATGCTCGCCGAAGTCTCCGAGCGCGCGCTCTCGCTGACCGGCAGCGACGAACTCGTGCTGGGCGGCGGCGTCGGGCAGAACGCCCGCCTCCGGGCGATGCTCGAAGAGATGTGCGAGGCCCGCGGCGCGACGTTCCACGCGCCCGAGCCCCGCTTCCTGCGCGACAACGCCGGCATGATCGCGGTGCTTGGCGCGAAGATGTACGCCGCCGGCGACACGCTCGCGCTGGCGGAGTCGCGGGTGAACCCCGACTTCCGGCCGGATCAAGTGCCCGTCACCTGGCGCGACGGGCACGAACTCACCTTCGCCGGTCGCGACGAGCGCGAGGTCGAGGGCGCCGAGGCCGTCGTCGAACTCGACCCCGACCGCGGGCGCGTCGTCAAGCGCCGCCTCCCGAAGTCCTACCGTCACCCGGACCTCGACGCCCGCCTCCGGCGCGAGCGGACGACCCTCGAAGCGCGGCTGACGAATCTCGCTCGCCGCGAGGGGGTCCCGACCCCCGTCGTCCGCGACGTCGACCGCCGGGCGGCGACGATCGAGTTCGAGTACGTCGGCGGGACGGACCTGCGAGAGGCGCTCGCCGCGGACCGCGTTCGGGCCGTGGGCCGGCACCTCGCTGCGATCCACCGCGCGGGGTTCGTCCACGGCGACCCGACGACGCGCAACGTCCGGGTCGACGGCGAGGGGACCTACCTGATCGACTTCGGCCTCGGCTACCACACCGACCACGTCGAGGACTACGCGATGGACCTCCACGTCTTCGACCAGAGCCTCGTCGGCACCGCGGACGACCCCGAACCGCTCCGGGCGGCGTTCCGCGAGGGCTACCTCGACGCGGGCGAGGAGCGGGTCCTCGACCGCCTCCGGGAGGTCGAGGGTCGGGGCCGGTACGTCGGCGAGTGA